In Deinococcus aquaedulcis, the genomic stretch TACCACAGGTCAATGGTAAAGCCGTTGGGGTAGCCGGCCTCGGCCAGCATGCGCTTGGCGGCCTGCGGGTCGAACTTGTAGTCGGCCGGGACCTTGGGGCTGTTGGCCCAGCTCATCACGGGCGGCAGAAAGCTGGCGTTGCTGACCCCCAGGCCGTTCCAAAAGGCGTCCACGATTTCCTTCTTGTTGATCGCCATGGAGATGGCCTGGCGCACCTTGTCGTTCTTCAGATACTGGTTGCGGTTGTTCAGCGCCACGAAGCCCACGTTGAAGCTGGGGCGCTTGACCGCCACGAGGTTCTTGTCGGCCTGCACGCTCTTCAGGCTGTCGGGGGTGAGGTCGTTGGCAAAGTCGATGGTGCCGGCCTTGAGCTCGTTCAGGCGCTGCGACGCGTCCTTGATGGAGCGGATGACCAGCTGGTCCACCTTGGCCTTTTCACCCCAGTACACCTTGTTGGGCAGCAGGGTCACGCGGTCCCCGGTGCGCCAGCTCTGGAAGATGAAGGGGCCAGTGCCGATGGGCTTGCTGGCGGGCGTGCCGTACTTGGCGCCTTCTTTCTTGATGGCGGTGGGGCTGGCGATGCCGAAGTAGCCGGCGGCCAGCACGTTGGGCAGCACGCTGGAGGGCTTATTCAGGTCCACGCGCACGGTGGAGTCGTTCACCTTGACGATGTTCTTGATGACGGCCGTGGCGTCGCCCTTGTAGCCGCCCAGCAGCTCGCCCATGATCTCGAAGGTGCGGCCCTGGTCGCGGAAGCCGTAGGGGTGCGCCTTGTCCCACCAGCGGCCCAGGTTGAACACCACGGCGTCGGCGTTGAAGGGGGTACCGTCGTGGAAGCGCACGCCCTTGCGCAGCGTGAAGGTCCACGAGGTGTTGTTGGCGTTGGGCGTCCACTTGGTGGCCAGGCCCGGCATCAGGTCAGTGGTGCCGTTCTTGAAGTCCACCAGGGTGTCGTAAATCTGGCGCTGCACCAGAATGGAAATCCCGTCGGTGATGTTGCCGGACTCCAGGCTGACGGGCTCGCCGTTGCCGCCAAACACCAGGGTCGCGGCCGAAGCGCCGCTGAGGGTCGAGAGCAGGGCGGTCAGAAGCAGTTTCTTCATGGAACCTCCGTCACGGGTGGGTGTCTGCGGGTGCCCCTGGCATCCGCCCCCACGCCGTGATGAAAAGAGAGTCAAACGTGCGTTCAGGGTAGGGGCCGCCCTGTAGGGTGTCAAGCGCGCCGCCCGCCAGAGGCTAGGGGCCCAGGACGGTCAGCCCCAGCAGCGCCGGGTTGGCATTGCCCCCGGCACTCACCAGGGTCACGCGGCGAATGGTCAGGTTCGGCTTCGGGTTCACCCATTCCAGTACGGGCACGGCCACCGCCAGCCCCTCGCCCGTCACGCCGCTCCAGCCCGGCGCCGGCACCATGCTCGTGGCCGCCGTGTCCGTCCAGGCGCGGATGTGGCGTCCGTATTCCAGCGGCTGCACAGCGCGGCTGCCGTCCTCGTACTCGATGACATACTCGCCCACCTTCTCGCGGTTCAGGGCGGCGGGCCAGCCGGTGGTGTGCAGAAAGGCCAGCCCCGTCGCCTTGCGGTTCAGCTCCACCTCCGCGCGCTCCGGCAGCCCCTTTACACTGGCCCGCGAGCCGCGCAGCATCACCGCGCCCTGCACGTCAAACAGGTACGCCCCCAGCCGCTGCACGCCGCTCCTGAGGTGGCGCAGGTCAATGCCTTCGCCCTTGCCAATCCACCCCGAGCCGTCGTTGTCGGCCAGTGTGCGCGTGACCAGCGGCGCGAGGTTCACGGTGGCGCCTGCCTGCGCGCGGTAGCTGCCCGGCTGGTACAGGTCGCGGTAGCGCCCCGCTTCATCGGCCACCGGGGGGGCGGCCGGGTTCCAGAAGGCCCCCGCCGCGCGCACAAAGGCCGCGAGCTGCTCGGCATTGCCGTCCCAGACGCTGGGGTTGCCAAAGTAACCCGTCCAGCGGGTCTGGATCATGCCGCCGGCGCCCGCCGCCAGGGCCGCCCGCGCGTGGCCCTCGGCGTTGCCACCCTCCCACCAGCTGGCCCCCAGCACCGGAAAGCCCAGGGCCTGAATACGGGCCAGCATGGGAAAATTCGTGCCCGGCGCATAGTTCCAGTACGCCACCTGCAGGTCCCGGGGCAGCTGCGCGGGCAGCGTACCGATCACCGCGTCCGCAAAGGCGGTGTCGTGCCAGATCATGCTGTCCACGCCCTGGGCCTTCAGAAAGCCGTGGAGCTTTTGCACATCGTCCACAAACAGCTTTTCAAAGCCCACTGCCTTGCCGTTCTCGCGGGCCGGAAAGCGGTCGCGGTTGCGCACCTCATCGTGGCCCAGGTGCAGCCGCCGGGGCCCGAAGACCTCCACGGCCTCTTTCAGCACCGGGAAAATCACCCGGGTGTAGGTCTCGGGGTTCAGGGTGTCGTAGGCCCAGGGGTTCTGGCTGTCGGGGTCCTGGCGCAGGTCCAGGTTCTTGCCGCCGTAAAACATCCAGCCCACGTGGCTCAGGGTCTCCACCAGCGGAATGACCTCCAGGCCGTGGCTGCGCGCCAGTTCGGCCACCCGCCGCGCCTCGGCCTTGCTGGCCCCGCCCGGGTGTGCCCAGCCGCCGGCCCGGGCCACGTCCCACTGCACGTAGTTGCTCATGACCAGCACGGCGTTGTACTTCAGGGCGGCCAGCAGCGGGATCAGGCGGTCATTGACCCCTTTGCTGTACTGGTCGAGGTAAATCATGCCAATGCGCTGCGCGTGGGTCGGCGCGTCCTGAATGCGGGCGTAGCGCAGCCCGGCCGGGGTCA encodes the following:
- a CDS encoding beta-N-acetylhexosaminidase, producing MKRMLLWSAALWSPVLGAPALAAPVTLSPTPEARVVQPAQALVPAPQQATFPAGTLALTGLGLRVVGAAPELGWAARDLRAEWQTRLGQALPDTAGPGPSVVIGTVADPELAARARAAGLVPRGPEGYALWVDGAGAAVVGATPAGAYLGTQTLRQLLTPAGLRYARIQDAPTHAQRIGMIYLDQYSKGVNDRLIPLLAALKYNAVLVMSNYVQWDVARAGGWAHPGGASKAEARRVAELARSHGLEVIPLVETLSHVGWMFYGGKNLDLRQDPDSQNPWAYDTLNPETYTRVIFPVLKEAVEVFGPRRLHLGHDEVRNRDRFPARENGKAVGFEKLFVDDVQKLHGFLKAQGVDSMIWHDTAFADAVIGTLPAQLPRDLQVAYWNYAPGTNFPMLARIQALGFPVLGASWWEGGNAEGHARAALAAGAGGMIQTRWTGYFGNPSVWDGNAEQLAAFVRAAGAFWNPAAPPVADEAGRYRDLYQPGSYRAQAGATVNLAPLVTRTLADNDGSGWIGKGEGIDLRHLRSGVQRLGAYLFDVQGAVMLRGSRASVKGLPERAEVELNRKATGLAFLHTTGWPAALNREKVGEYVIEYEDGSRAVQPLEYGRHIRAWTDTAATSMVPAPGWSGVTGEGLAVAVPVLEWVNPKPNLTIRRVTLVSAGGNANPALLGLTVLGP
- a CDS encoding ABC transporter substrate-binding protein — translated: MKKLLLTALLSTLSGASAATLVFGGNGEPVSLESGNITDGISILVQRQIYDTLVDFKNGTTDLMPGLATKWTPNANNTSWTFTLRKGVRFHDGTPFNADAVVFNLGRWWDKAHPYGFRDQGRTFEIMGELLGGYKGDATAVIKNIVKVNDSTVRVDLNKPSSVLPNVLAAGYFGIASPTAIKKEGAKYGTPASKPIGTGPFIFQSWRTGDRVTLLPNKVYWGEKAKVDQLVIRSIKDASQRLNELKAGTIDFANDLTPDSLKSVQADKNLVAVKRPSFNVGFVALNNRNQYLKNDKVRQAISMAINKKEIVDAFWNGLGVSNASFLPPVMSWANSPKVPADYKFDPQAAKRMLAEAGYPNGFTIDLWYMPVSRPYFPTPKPIAEAIAADLSAIGIKVNLKTQDWAKYLEERNKEPGFDMYMIGWTGDYGDPDNFYGAYYGSNASDDINWNPANVQTLLEQGRAAATQAAKAKVYQQLHEITYNANYRIPMVHSNPLAAARTYVKGWIPSPLGSEAFNTISITGKK